Proteins encoded within one genomic window of Agrobacterium cucumeris:
- a CDS encoding SGNH/GDSL hydrolase family protein — translation MRSVLCYGDSNTHGQIPGGSPLDRYGPDERWPGVLRRELGSKWYVVEEGLSGRTTVRDDPIEGPMKNGRTYLRPCLMSHAILDLVIIMLGTNDLKARFHQPPSEVAMGIGCLVYDIRELAPGPAGKPPEIMVVAPPPMLDDIKEWEPIFFGAQEKSRRLALEFEIIADSLEVHFFDAATVAACDPRDGFHINREAHEALGTALAREVEAIGWR, via the coding sequence ATGCGGTCAGTCTTATGTTACGGCGACTCGAATACGCATGGCCAGATTCCGGGCGGCTCGCCGCTCGATCGATATGGGCCGGACGAGCGCTGGCCAGGCGTTTTGAGACGGGAGCTTGGAAGCAAGTGGTATGTGGTCGAGGAGGGCTTGAGCGGCCGTACGACGGTTCGAGACGATCCGATCGAAGGCCCGATGAAGAATGGCCGAACCTACCTCCGGCCATGCCTCATGAGCCACGCAATCCTCGATCTCGTCATCATCATGCTCGGGACGAACGACCTGAAAGCCCGTTTCCACCAGCCTCCCTCCGAAGTGGCGATGGGGATTGGCTGCCTGGTCTACGATATCCGGGAGCTGGCGCCCGGTCCGGCCGGCAAGCCCCCCGAAATCATGGTGGTTGCTCCACCGCCGATGCTGGACGATATCAAGGAATGGGAACCCATATTTTTCGGCGCCCAGGAGAAATCCCGGCGTCTCGCCCTCGAATTCGAAATCATTGCCGATTCGCTCGAAGTACATTTTTTTGACGCCGCCACCGTCGCGGCTTGCGATCCGCGCGATGGCTTTCACATCAATCGGGAAGCGCATGAAGCCTTGGGAACGGCGCTCGCCAGGGAAGTCGAGGCGATCGGTTGGAGATGA
- a CDS encoding ABC transporter substrate-binding protein, with the protein MASTAGPLWADEVKFMDGITPKAGDNPQTEAGKYKKDCGWVIGMSDFGVNANTWTVQVAHESEAAAAANKCIKKFILLDAGFDQKKQVADIEDLIAQKVDAIIVQPVTSTSANASMKKAIAAGIPVIVHTGRVETEDYTTEIQGGAEHFGKVMGDWLVKTVGDNGKIWVLRGLAGHPEDTNRYNGLLESLKGTNVKIVAEEHGDWQYDKGKSVCETLYLNSPDVDGIWSSGADMTRACVDVFKQFGAKIPPISGEGNNGFFGQWIHDGFQSISAEYSPAQGAEGVHAAVALLEGKQLYKHYDYNPPGWDLEKVKKYYRDDLSANVWWPSQLSEDDLKKYYTKN; encoded by the coding sequence ATGGCGTCGACCGCGGGCCCGCTATGGGCGGATGAAGTCAAGTTTATGGACGGCATCACGCCGAAGGCTGGCGACAATCCGCAGACGGAAGCCGGGAAGTACAAGAAGGACTGCGGCTGGGTTATCGGCATGAGCGATTTTGGCGTCAACGCCAACACTTGGACCGTTCAGGTTGCTCACGAATCGGAAGCGGCGGCCGCAGCCAACAAGTGCATCAAGAAGTTCATCCTGCTCGACGCCGGCTTTGACCAGAAGAAGCAGGTTGCCGACATCGAAGACCTGATCGCCCAGAAGGTCGACGCGATCATCGTGCAGCCGGTCACCTCCACCTCCGCAAACGCCTCCATGAAGAAGGCGATTGCCGCCGGCATCCCGGTCATCGTTCATACCGGTCGCGTCGAAACAGAAGACTACACGACCGAGATCCAGGGCGGCGCCGAGCACTTCGGCAAGGTCATGGGCGACTGGCTCGTCAAGACCGTCGGCGATAACGGCAAGATCTGGGTTCTGCGCGGTCTCGCCGGTCATCCGGAAGACACCAACCGCTATAATGGCCTTCTGGAATCCCTCAAGGGCACGAACGTGAAGATCGTCGCCGAAGAGCACGGTGACTGGCAGTACGACAAGGGCAAGAGCGTTTGCGAAACGCTTTACCTGAACAGCCCCGATGTCGATGGCATCTGGTCGTCGGGTGCCGACATGACGCGCGCCTGCGTCGACGTCTTCAAGCAGTTCGGCGCCAAGATCCCGCCGATCTCCGGAGAAGGCAACAACGGCTTCTTCGGCCAGTGGATCCATGACGGCTTCCAGTCGATCTCGGCTGAATATTCGCCGGCCCAGGGCGCCGAAGGCGTGCATGCCGCTGTCGCACTGCTGGAGGGCAAGCAGCTCTACAAGCACTACGACTACAATCCTCCGGGCTGGGACCTGGAGAAGGTCAAGAAGTATTACCGCGACGATCTCTCGGCGAACGTCTGGTGGCCTTCCCAGCTCTCCGAGGACGACCTGAAGAAGTATTATACCAAGAACTAA
- a CDS encoding sugar ABC transporter ATP-binding protein — protein MANLIEMSNISKSFGGSLALDRVSLELLPGSVHALMGENGAGKSTLMKILAGVHQPDSGEIFKNGHKIAFLNPKEALDFGISTVFQEMTLLANLTIAENMFLGREPVTRFGTVDYKRMNAETGKALKELSLDLDPRTLVSNLTIAERQFVEIAHGIKADASIFILDEPTAALNAADVEILNKHIRRLRDAGKALVYISHRMDEIFQICDTVTVLKDGKLIGTRPLSEMTPTSLIAMMVGRELKDLFPARNASAACEPMLDIKHFKIGASSKPFSLHVCKGEIVALAGLEGQGQQKLLRSLVGKFQPFSGTITLNGKSLALPVPNENGVRKLQQMGVGFIPEDRKEEGLFLNLPIAHNIEIALHSARAGFSPAKNYRKLVADTIKRLNVRTINASAPVGALSGGNQQKVLLGRYIAANLDILLIEEPTRGVDIGAKSEIYKLLRDFTQNGGAVLVLSRETVELIGLCDRIYVVHGDTVVADMPAAKATEHDILDAALSA, from the coding sequence ATGGCCAACCTTATAGAAATGTCGAACATTTCAAAGTCGTTTGGCGGAAGTCTGGCACTGGATAGAGTGTCGCTGGAGCTCTTGCCGGGTTCCGTCCATGCCCTGATGGGCGAGAATGGCGCTGGCAAATCGACGCTCATGAAGATCCTCGCGGGCGTTCACCAGCCTGATAGCGGCGAGATCTTCAAGAACGGACACAAGATCGCCTTCCTCAATCCGAAAGAGGCGCTCGACTTCGGCATATCGACGGTCTTCCAGGAGATGACGCTTCTGGCGAACCTGACGATCGCCGAAAACATGTTTCTCGGGCGCGAGCCCGTAACGCGCTTCGGCACCGTCGACTACAAACGGATGAATGCCGAAACCGGAAAGGCGCTGAAAGAGCTGTCGCTCGATCTTGATCCGCGGACGCTGGTTTCGAACCTCACGATTGCCGAACGGCAATTCGTCGAAATCGCCCATGGCATCAAAGCCGATGCCTCGATCTTCATTCTCGACGAGCCGACCGCCGCACTCAACGCCGCTGACGTCGAGATCCTCAACAAGCATATCCGCCGACTGCGCGATGCGGGCAAGGCCCTCGTCTACATCTCGCACCGCATGGATGAAATTTTCCAGATATGCGACACGGTCACGGTTCTGAAAGACGGCAAGCTGATCGGCACGCGCCCGCTTTCGGAAATGACGCCGACATCGCTGATCGCAATGATGGTCGGCCGGGAATTGAAGGACCTTTTCCCGGCAAGGAACGCCTCGGCAGCCTGCGAACCGATGCTCGACATCAAGCACTTCAAGATCGGCGCTTCGTCAAAGCCGTTCTCACTGCATGTTTGCAAGGGTGAGATCGTCGCACTTGCCGGGCTCGAAGGACAGGGTCAGCAAAAACTCCTCCGCTCGCTGGTCGGCAAATTCCAGCCGTTTTCCGGCACGATCACACTGAACGGAAAATCGCTGGCCTTGCCCGTGCCGAACGAGAACGGTGTGCGCAAGCTGCAGCAGATGGGCGTGGGCTTCATTCCTGAGGACCGCAAGGAGGAAGGCTTGTTCCTCAACCTCCCGATCGCGCACAATATCGAGATCGCGCTCCATTCGGCACGAGCAGGATTTTCCCCCGCGAAGAACTATCGCAAGCTCGTTGCCGACACGATCAAGCGGCTCAACGTTCGCACGATCAATGCGTCCGCGCCCGTCGGCGCGCTCTCCGGCGGCAATCAGCAGAAGGTCCTGCTTGGCCGCTATATCGCCGCCAATCTCGACATCCTCCTGATCGAGGAGCCGACGCGCGGTGTCGATATCGGCGCCAAGTCTGAAATCTACAAGCTGCTTCGCGACTTCACGCAGAACGGTGGGGCCGTGCTGGTCCTGTCGAGAGAAACTGTCGAGCTCATCGGCCTTTGCGATCGCATCTATGTCGT